The Manis javanica isolate MJ-LG chromosome 4, MJ_LKY, whole genome shotgun sequence genome contains a region encoding:
- the LOC108384133 gene encoding histone H2A type 2-C, with product MKNSFLTPTPRKAYKGFPLGLLSLILLRGRRFRCLRVLLLFSAMSGRGKQGGKARAKAKSRSSRAGLQFPVGRVHRLLRKGNYAERVGAGAPVYMAAVLEYLTAEILELAGNAARDNKKTRIIPRHLQLAIRNDEELNKLLGKVTIAQGGVLPNIQAVLLPKKTESHKAKSK from the coding sequence ATGAAAAACTCCTTCTTGACCCCCACCCCTAGAAAAGCTTATAAAGGCTTTCCACTTggtcttctttcacttattttgttGCGAGGTAGGAGGTTTAGGTGTTTAAGGGTGTTGCTTTTGTTCTCGGCCATGTCCGGCCGAGGAAAGCAAGGCGGCAAGGCCCGCGCTAAGGCCAAGTCGCGCTCGTCCCGCGCCGGCCTTCAGTTCCCGGTGGGGCGAGTGCACCGCCTGCTGCGCAAAGGCAACTACGCCGAGCGAGTGGGGGCCGGCGCGCCAGTCTACATGGCGGCGGTGCTCGAGTATCTGACAGCGGAAATCCTGGAGCTGGCGGGCAACGCGGCCCGAGACAACAAGAAGACGCGCATCATCCCCCGTCATCTCCAGCTGGCCATCCGCAACGACGAGGAACTGAACAAGCTGTTGGGCAAAGTTACCATCGCCCAGGGTGGCGTTTTGCCCAACATCCAGGCTGTTCTATTGCCAAAGAAAACCGAAAGCCACAAAGCTAAAAGCAAATAG
- the H2AC21 gene encoding histone H2A type 2-B produces MSGRGKQGGKARAKAKSRSSRAGLQFPVGRVHRLLRKGNYAERVGAGAPVYMAAVLEYLTAEILELAGNAARDNKKTRIIPRHLQLAVRNDEELNKLLGGVTIAQGGVLPNIQAVLLPKKTESHKPGKNK; encoded by the coding sequence ATGTCGGGACGAGGAAAGCAAGGCGGCAAGGCCCGCGCTAAGGCCAAGTCGCGCTCGTCCCGCGCCGGCCTTCAGTTCCCGGTGGGGCGAGTGCACCGCCTGCTGCGCAAAGGCAACTACGCCGAGCGAGTGGGGGCCGGCGCGCCAGTCTACATGGCGGCGGTGCTCGAGTATCTGACAGCGGAAATCCTGGAGCTGGCGGGCAACGCGGCCCGAGACAACAAGAAGACGCGCATCATCCCTCGCCATTTGCAACTAGCCGTGAGAAACGATGAAGAACTCAACAAGTTACTTGGGGGTGTCACCATTGCCCAAGGCGGAGTCTTGCCCAATATCCAGGCTGTTTTGTTGCCTAAGAAAACGGAGAGTCACAAACCTGGCAAGAACAAGTAA